In Hippoglossus hippoglossus isolate fHipHip1 chromosome 19, fHipHip1.pri, whole genome shotgun sequence, the DNA window GCCCTGCGCCTCCCAGACCTTGATTCCCCTGCCCCGCATACGGACCTCCAAAAGGGCCCCCTGGGTTGCCCATCATCCCCATCTAGcagcaaaaaggaaaagaagaaacattcGAATAACCTATGTagttgaaaccacatttcactGATGGTATTAGAGACAGCATTTGAACTGCACATGTACCATTATTTCTGTTCTGGCAGTGTCTCCCCAAACTCTTCTAAGGTGTTAAACAAGTAGGATCTGTGGATACTTCCTCAAGCAATAAACTAGTAGTCTGTGTTAATGGGACACTTTCATCTCACGAAAGCCAAaagtatgtttaaaaaaagtctgtttACCACTTGAATTTCCTATTGCTCCCGGGCAGATAAGACACAAAACACGTAATAGAGATAATGCACTTCTCAATCAGTTCACCAGGTAATTGCATCCAGCAATATGCAGTCAAGTCATTAGCAAATCATCTATAAACATATAGAAATCATGATTTAACATTCCGCAGCAGGAACAGCACACAGCACTGTGACAATCTCACATTAGTATTTCCCCTTTTCTCCCTGCACACTGAAGGGGttatttaaacttaaaacacaaattaactCCTCGTCCATTTCCCTGTcactttcctctgctcctgacGTCACCTTCACAAGTTAAGGGACATTTCGGTTTAACCACTCTCTATGCCTAACCTGCACACAACATCAATTGAACAACATTAGCCTTTGACAGCAGCATTTTACTGTCACTCCTGTGGGTCTGTCAATCACATAAGCAGATCATTGTTTTTGCCAATTCAACTACAATAATAAGCCTAAATGTGCTGTGTATTGCCTTAGTGATACTAGAATACAAaaatggataaagaaaatcCATTGAAACTCTAGTGTGCTGtagttaaagaaaacaaaacagcaaaatacAATTTGTGAATAGGTTTTGCACATAAGATTTTTGTTGTATATGGTCTTAACGTACATTCAATcaccattcatttaaaaatttgCTGCCACAAATCTATTAATAACTGAATTTACTTAGCCGTGAAACTTATGAAATATTTCCTTGAATAATTAAGTAGAGAACCTAAGCTTGTCTTACTTTGTCAATGAAGCCATTGAAAAATATTAAGGTTTTTGACCATTAACTGAAAGATAATGCAAgttatgcaaataaaaaaaggaacacTGCTTTGAAATATAGGAGACAAATTTCTTGTTTTCATATAAattccatcacattttattaaaaacaatatgaaatggTGGATATGGAATATTAAAAGATGtcaaaagggagagaaaaatatttctATACACCTTACCTTGTTCATTGCTCCAGGCTGCTGGCCTCTCATCCCGGCCTGTCCACCAGCTCCCTGCTGTTGTAGCGTCTCAGCCAACAGGTTGCTGTTGCCGCCCATCCCCTGATTCCCAAAGCCCATCCTAGGGGAGCCATTCATCACCTGGTTCCCAATCATTCCTGACTGCTGCTGTCCATTATTGCCTTTCTGCTGTGCTCCCATCATGGCCCTGTTCATGCCACCCATCATTCCAGCTGCGGCATTCTGTTGTTGCTGCATCATGCTGGCCTGTTGTTGAGGGGAGaggtgttgctgctgctgctgccccatCATTTGCTGAGGTCCTTGACCAGGGGATGATTTCATGTTCGCCAAGTGTTGCCCCATGGCAGTGGGACCTCCTGGGCTGCCCATGGTTCCTTGGTGCCCTTGTTGGGCTGAAGTGGGCGCCCCTGCCCGCAAAAGCTCGGACAGTTGTTTGTGCTTGGCCACCGCATCCTGGCCTCCAACACCCCCTCCAGGGCCAAGACCAAGACCCATTCCTCCTGACcctccaccgcctcctccaGGACCGAGCCCTGCAGGTCCTCCTCCCAGAGTGGTGTGCAGCTGGTTGAGGTCCCCGCCATTGACCAGTCCTGAATCATTGGAGCTGATGAGCTCATCTGGAAGTTCATGCTCCAATTCAAAGAGTGAGCCGAAATCTGAAATGGATAAATAATACAAAGTTTAGGAAGAGGAGACAATGAGATGGGAGACAAAGTGAAGAAAGTATGAGGAGGAAAATAAGGGCCAGAGCCATGTTAAGCCATTATAATCCTTAATTTTTTCAGCATGACTGGGTAAAAATGAAATTGCATGCTTGACATTAgaattaaaaacctttaaaagcatttttacaGGTGTATCGCCAGTTTTCTTCCATCAGAAATTATCAACAAGTCGGTgagcacaaaacaaatgagaCCAAAAGTAGAGTTGAAATCCATAAGAACTTGCAGGTCTGATATGTGGACACACGTGTAGCTGCATGCACAAAAATAAAGTGGGGCCAACAAGTCCACTACGACcagtggtctcagacttttgcaAACATAAAATCAAACCTGGTCTGCATGCACACAGACCCCTGCCCgctaaataacagtaaaactacaaaatagAGAGACAGGTCAGTGAGGCACTCACACAGCAGTGCCTCAGACTGAAGTCTCTAAATTCAACAGCACATTTAAGCAATCAAGAAAGATACACAACCGACATCATGAAACTTTCAAAAGGACATCAAGACCAAAATCCACACACACCCATATTTCTCAAACTAAAGATTAAATGTCGTGATTTCAGTTCTTCCAGTAATCTGTTTGTTATAACACAGTAAGGAACAAAATACTGTCTTACTCACTCAACATTTAAATTTATGTAATTACCGATAACAAAACTGATTGATGTGGTTCATGTCAcacaaaaatgaatatttttggTTCAGAGTTAGATTTAGTTAGCAATGAATACATGACAGCTCAGGTCACctgtcatttttcttctttacatgTTGGTGTACTGTGAAGATGTTAAAGGATCTGTCCACAATGACAATTATCAGTTGTCATTCTAACctttaataaactgaaaactacCATATTGGAGACATCAGCAGCAACAccaatgtatatttaaatgaacacaataAAGAATAGTATGCATAGAACCTGTGCCATATCTGGtcacatgcttttatttctcaAATTAACTGTAAACACGCAGCACACAAGTGCCACAAACAACCTTAGAAGACAATAAATCTGGATGAAATAAACTGCATCCTCATTCACGGGTCCTTTCCTTGACAGCACTGCACTGATCCTCGAAATAAATCAGGCAAGGTAACGTGAATGTGTGCGACGTCTGGGTGATTTCATGCTAAAAGTCCCTTTCCACGGGGGCTCGCTGTCACTGAGCAATGCTGACACCCTGGATACAGCTGCTGGTTGTAAACGGGGTTGAATGGATGCTTAAGTGATGAAATCTAGGTGATCGTTTCGTGCTCGGAGCAGCATTTTACAGGCTAATTCCACTCGCTTCATTTCGCAGTGGCTGGACATGGCGCTGTCCATGCTCCACAGCTCGGTTCACAGGCCACTCTATTCCAGCTGCTGCCACACgccatccacaaacacacacaccaacaatgCGAATTTGAGCTTAACAATCAGTCGGACCTGTGGGCCTAGACTTAGCCTTCCAACAGGGCTAGCACCGTGGGCCACCGCTGCTTGTGGCTAGCACTATACACGGTTGCTAAGGTTTGTCGGGAGAGGGTCCGAGTTATGATGGGGCAAAACAACAGATTGTTTCAGACGTGAGAGGCTTTAAAACTCGAGTAACACGGTGTGGATGCCTGTAGCTAACTGTCAATTtgacacatctgtaaaacacCCAAAAACTTTATCACAACTTGGCTCGGCCCGGGGCTTATTGCGAGCCAGGCTGAAGTAGCCATTAGACACGGGACACTCAAGCTTGAGGACCCGCATTCGGTTCTCGCCTAGCCGAGTGGCTAACAGCGCTACCTCCGGCTAAAATGGCTGTTAGCATGCGAGCTAGCGAGAGGGGAGCTCCTCTTCGCgtccgacacacacactcgcagctAGCACGCTAGCGCTAGCGAGCTACGACAAAAACAGAGGAGTAATCCCgcgtcttcttcctctttcgaGTGAAGCAGACACGCAGAAAACAACCGAGCTGGACGAATCCCACCGTAACAAACGATATCATTCCCGAATACTCACCGTTTCCATCGCTGGCGGAGGCGGAAAGTGCCGGAGAGGAGAGTTTAGGCCTCTTGGCTGAAGGCGGGCCAGAGTCCAGAACGTTCTCGGCCATATTTTTtcgaaataaaaatatataaagtatccACAGTTGCAGACGTTTTCACGCCGTCAGAAGCTCATTCCTCTTCGCGTCCAATATTGCGACTTTTCCCCCTCCTTTTGGGGGACTAAGAGGGGGAAAGTCCCGTGTGCAGATTACTCCTCTTTCCCTGGGTTCGCCTCTCGATTTCAGCCTCGGCGTATATcaacccccctccctccctcgtcggattttttgttctttataaATTTCTgccagcggaggaggagggggtcggcgaaagtaaaaaaaaaagggggagacaCACGCTGCGGCTTCCCTCTAAACTTACACCGCCTCTTCGGATGTAAATAAACCGTGCCCGGGTGTCTCTCCCGTGGCTGCATCCGTCATTTCAGCCTCCTTTTCCAGCGGAGTCTGGAGGAAGATAATGTCGGGCAGGGAGCGCTTGTTTGCCTGCGAAGTGATGGTGGGGCTGCTGGTGGCTGAGGATGAGGGGATgcgaataaataaaaacaacaccgATGATAAGGCTGACAAATGTACAGCTGAAAGGACGGGTGGATCATTGGCAATGGCTTTGCgtgtaaaagaagaaaaagttatTTCCGATGAAAGTGGCCCATGCAGGATCATGGGCATCTCATGCTTCTTTTAAGCAGAGGTTTGGCTACTAAACTTAAAGTTGGATAAGTTCAGGAGTTATCTCAAATGCAATAAATCAAAGTGTTTCATCAGTTCTGCAAATTAAACAAGTCCAGCAACTTGTCATGGGCTGCGGACCAAGAGGGAGACACCAGCCCTGGGAAGCAGCTCTATGTGTGTGATTAGTTTTAAGTTGATCATTCAGGAATTGACGTTCACTAAATCAAGTGAGACCCTGTCCTGTCACTCCTCGTTGGCTTTGTCTGCTTCACTCAGAAACTCCTTCACACCAAACTTCTTCAGCCTGTCCCGGTGTGAACTCCGGCTGCAGCCTCATTCTTTGACTTTTCACCCTCCTGTCCGGTTCTTGCTCTTCAACAGTCATCCGCTTCAACCTTCTTCAGGTTTTGATGAGTACATATCAAGATCTATCAAAGTAAACTACGCACTAAATGCAGCCTTTCAGAGGAAATGTGCAAAATCAGCCCAGTTTTGTACGTTTCTTATAAAAGAGCAATTGCCTGTTTGAAAATCCCATTAACAGCAAAACTCAATCTGCTCTTAATTGATAAAACTTCTCCATACGATATTCATCCTTATTCACAGGTTGATCTTTGCCTAtcaaacatcagtgtttcccaaaaatgaaacagaatgaaATCAATAGATCAATATTGTTTGTCAGTGTCACATgtattgtctgtttgtttgaagCAGCATCGTGCTTCTGTGTTCAAATAAATATGAGTAGTCTTGTGCACGGGCAGGCTCTCTTACATTTCCCTGCAATTCGGTTTCGTTGACTGTAGACGGATTACAAACAGGCCTTGAATACAGTCTATGCTTGGctttatgttttattccatGCTACAATTTAGAATAAACTTTTGTCCATGGATTCCAAGCAGTTAGTAAAGGATGGaaacaaatctgttttaatCAGTGGTGGAAAAAAGTTGGATATTGCAGCTCGAGATTCCTGATGAAGAGAGAATGACCTCCACACTATATTGTCTTTCCTAAAACTGTTTGATTCAGGCCAAGAGTATAAAATCGGCATGTCACTAATAAGACTCAAAACATTTGTATACGAGAAACTCTTCCGCGATTCAACAGGTCACAGAGTTTATTAGAAAGTACCAACTATATCAAATCTATAAATTGTCTACAAACATGGTCTCAAGGCCTCACAGGTCCTCTGCCCATGAATTTTAACAATTCCATCTGGGTGCTTAAAACTTGGTTAGGCAACAGATTACAATAACAAGTCTATTCACGCATGAAGCATCTTTCTGACAGTTTAATTGCTGCAGACACTGTGTACAGTTCTAATGTTTTGTAAGTTGCCTCATCCATTGATGCTTACCTGCCATTCAAAATTAAATGGCTTTATCAAACATCATCAAACCTCAACATCGCTGAATCATGACCTTTGGGGATAGGACCAAAGGAGCATATGTTTTACTAGGAATAAAACCTGGTGTGCTGGTATGGTTCCCACAAGGACCACAGCCATGGCTGGATTAACCCACCAGGGGGCCCCAGGCCATAAATCCTTGCAGCCTCCAACTCTGCCTGTCATCTGCAATGTGAATTCTGTATACTGGGCATACAATACACAACAGTAATATATAGTTCATCTCTATCATGTGTCATTTGCATTGCCTAAATTTAACATGCCAAGGTCTCAGTCGTGCATAGCTCCAACCCCTGCAGTTGATATTGAGCCCGTATCAGAAATAGCAGTTACTGCACCATTCCAAAAACCAACCACTTAAACACAAAAGTGAAGAAGAGGCCACACAAATGTCAGGTTTCTATACGTCCACCTCAGGCCTTTAATCTATATCACTATCATGTAGTCTGGTATTAGCATCTGTCAAGTGGTCAGTGTTCAGCACGGGTCTGTCCTGAGTGCGTCCTGTGATCTGGTCACtcaaaaaacattcacaagTGACATTATCAACGTCACTCTCATATGAATCTGTTTTGCCTCGACAGGTGCTGATATTGATGCTCTTTGTGTTGGGCCTGTATTTCTGGAGAGAACGgtcttcttcacctccttctttGAGAAGATCAAAGCCCAGGAGGAGGCCAAAGACATACAGGTTTGGCATATTAATCAATTATTGCATCTTTTATCATTATCATGCAAGTCAAAGTCTATTTTTCCCCAGTGCAAGTGACTGACAATATTGTTCTCCTCAGGCCACCGAAGAAGCATTTGTGCCAGTCATCAATTTGACATTTGATGGAATTGAGGTAAATGAAGATCTAATAACTACtaagtaaaaataataactaAAAACTCTACTGGTGCTTTGATAactggtttgtgtttctgtatctcATAGGTTGATTTAGTCTATGCCCAGATGCCACGGAGGTCTCTCAGTGACACACTCAACCTTCTTGACGACATGTGGTTGAAGGACATGGATAAAGCCTCCGCCAGGAGTCTCAATGGTAACATCACACTCAAATACACAGCTGCTCAGGAATGCTGCAGTATGACCAGACgaatggatttatttttgttccaaGTTCATTTGcactttcccccttttttttaaaaaatgtggctGTTTGTGTATGAATCCCTTGTTTTCATTCTGTAGGTTAcagagccacagaggaaatCCTCCGTCTTGTGCCGAACGTCTCAAACTTCAGGCTCGCTCTGATAGCATCAAGCTGTGGGCCAAAAGTAAGATGAACGACTAATTCATCACGCCAGACACTAAGTCTCTCTGTGAAGTGGTGCAAAATGATAACTTCAATCtcagtttattgttattatggaaattttgtttggtttgtctaCATTTGCTGATGTGTAACCACAGGCCAGTCTCTGTTGTGCAGGAATAAACAATACACAGGTTAACTTAACTATATCATATGTACTAAACGTAAAGCTTTAGTAAAAGGGAACATTATTCAACTGACATTTTGTCTTAATCTTGTTTCTCATCCTTATTTTTCCCTTCAGGACGCAACATTTACTCTAGCGAGCTGGGCTTCTTGGGCGGGGTATCCTGGGCCATTCTGGTAGCCAGAATTTTCCAGGTTAATCCAAACATGACAGCATCCAGCCTGGTGATGAAGTTCTTCAGGGTCTACTCCATGTGGTGAGTTGTGTCAGC includes these proteins:
- the LOC117753240 gene encoding LOW QUALITY PROTEIN: poly(A) polymerase beta-like (The sequence of the model RefSeq protein was modified relative to this genomic sequence to represent the inferred CDS: inserted 1 base in 1 codon) — encoded protein: MKCADIDALCVGPVFLERTVFFTSFFEKIKAQEEAKDIQATEEAFVPVINLTFDGIEVDLVYAQMPRRSLSDTLNLLDDMWLKDMDKASARSLNGYRATEEILRLVPNVSNFRLALXSIKLWAKRRNIYSSELGFLGGVSWAILVARIFQVNPNMTASSLVMKFFRVYSMWEWPIPIRLRVVQDLHYNLPFWDSMYNRRDQYHLMPILTPAYPQQNSAFNVSLSSLAILIEEFNRGMYSHPADNHHMVTTCNARQTTINSRVLTVDQRHYLQVEATSATEEQHLDWVGLVESRIRHLVGALQIHQCITLAHVNVQPYSPPKEANST